A single genomic interval of Megalobrama amblycephala isolate DHTTF-2021 linkage group LG15, ASM1881202v1, whole genome shotgun sequence harbors:
- the cnot1 gene encoding CCR4-NOT transcription complex subunit 1 isoform X6, whose translation MNLDSLSLALSQISYLVDNLTKKNYRASQQEIQHIVNRHGPEADRHLLRCLFSHVDFSGDGKSSGKDFHQTQFLIQECVSLITKPNFISTLCYAIDNPLHYQKSLKPSPHLFTQLSKVLKLSKVQEVIFGLALLNSSNADLRGFAAQFVKQKLPDLLRSYVDADLGGNQEGGFQDIAIEVLHLLLSHLLFGQKGSSGVGQEQIDAFLKTLCRDFPQERCPVVLAPLLYPDKRDILMDRILPDSADLNKTMMESSLADFMQEVGYGFCASVEECRNIILQYGVREVTASQVARVLGMMARTHSGLSDGIGLQSISNPVGGGIWSDGKDKSDGSQAHTWNVEVLIDVVKEVNPNLNFKEVTYELDHPGFLIRDSKGLQIVVYGVQRGLGMEVFPVDLIYRPWKHAEGQLSFIQHSLMSPEVFCFADYPCHTVAIDILKAPPEDDNREIATWKSLDLVESLLRLSEVGHYEQVKQLFSFPIKHCPDMLVLALLQISTSWHTLRHELISTLMPIFLGNHPNSAIILHYAWHGQGQSPSIRQLIMHSMAEWYMRGEQYDQAKLSRILDVAQDLKSLSMLLNGTPFAFVIDLAALASRREYLKLDKWLTDKIREHGEPFIQACVTFLKRRCPSIMGGLAPEKDQPKSAQLPPETLATMLACLQSCAGSVSQELSETILTMVANCSNVMNKARQPPPGVLPKGRAPSTSSLDAISPVQMDPLSAMGSLSLGVSSTSHTPSMQGFPSLQGSAFSNPQSPAKAFSNLPNPNPSTAFPGINPLSSQLQGPLSTSLTGLGSGLGMPAVSSDPFGTRKMSTPGLNPPTFQQTDLSQVWPEANQHFSKEIDDEANSYFQRIYNHPPHPTMSVDEVLEMLQRFKDSNIKREREVFNCMLRNLFEEYRFFPQYPDKELHITACLFGGIIEKGLVTYMALGLALRYVLEALRKPYGSKMYYFGIAALDRFKNRLKDYPQYCQHLASIAHFLQFPHHLQEYIEYGQQSRDPPVKMQGSITTPGSLALAQAQAQSQTPKAPQPGQASTLVTTATTTTTVAKTTTITRPTAVGPKKDVPPSINTTNIDTLLVATDQTERIVEPPENVQEKIAFIFNNLSQSNMSQKVEELKETVKEEFMPWVSQYLVMKRVSIEPNFHSLYSNFLDTLKNPEFVKMVLNETYRNIKVLLTSDKAAANFSDRSLLKNLGHWLGMITLAKNKPILYTDLELKSLLLEAYVKGQQELLYVVPFVAKVLESSLRSVIFRPQNPWTMGIMNVLAELHQEHDLKLNLKFEIEVLCKNLSLDISELKPGNLLRDKEKLKNLEEQLSAPKKETKPPEEMLPIVTTAAPSTPATTTTCTATGPPTPQFSYHDINVYALAGLAPHININVNIPLLQAHPQLKQCVRPAIERAVQELVHPVVDRSIKIAMTTCEQIVRKDFALDSEESHMRVAAHHMMRNLTAGMAMITCREPLLMSIATNLKNSFAAALRAPTPQQREMMEEAAARIAQDNCELACCFIQKTAVEKAGPEMDKRLATEFELRKHARQEGRRYCDPMVLTYQAERMPEQIRLKVGGVDPKQLAVYEEFARNVPGFLPSNDLSQPTGFLAQPMKQQAWPTDDVAHIYDKCISDLEQHLHAIPPALAMNPQTQAIRSLLEAVVMARNSRDGIAALGLLQKAVEGLLDATSGADTDLLLSYRECHLLVLKALQDGRAYGPQWCNKQITRCLIECRDEYKYNVEAVELLIRNHLVNMQQYDMHLAQSMENGLNYMAVAFAMQLVKLLLVDERSVSHITEADLFHTIETLMRTSAHSRANAPEGLPQLMDVVRSNYEAMIDRHHGGPNFMMHSGISQASEYDDPPGLREKAEYLLREWVNLYHSAAAGRDSTKAFSAFVGQMHQQGILKTDDLITRFFRLCTEMCVEISYRAQAEQQHPTTSPAIIRAKCYHNLDAFVRLIALLVKHSGEATNTVTKINLLNKVLGIVVGVLIQDHDVRQTEFQQLPYHRIFIMLLLELNAPEHVLETINFQTLTAFCNTFHILRPTKAPGFVYAWLELISHRIFIARMLAHTPQQKGWPMYAQLLIDLFKYLAPFLRNVELNKPMQILYKGTLRVLLVLLHDFPEFLCDYHYGFCDVIPPNCIQLRNLILSAFPRNMRLPDPFTPNLKVDMLSEINIAPRILTNFTGVMPSQFKKDLDSYLKTRSPVTFLSELRSNLQVSNEPGNRYNIQLINALVLYVGTQAIAHIHNKGSTPSMSTITHSAHMDIFQNLAVDLDTEGRYLFLNAIANQLRYPNSHTHYFSCTMLYLFAEANAEAIQEQITRVLLERLIVNRPHPWGLLITFIELIKNPAFKFWSHDFVHCAPEIEKLFQSVAQCCMGQKQAQQVMEGTGAS comes from the exons ATGAATCTTGACTCGCTCTCGCTGGCTTTGTCTCAAATCAGCTACCTGGTGGACAATTTAACTAAGAAAAACTACAGAGCCAGCCAGCAGGAAATACAACAT ATTGTGAATCGTCACGGCCCTGAGGCAGACCGGCATTTATTACGCTGTCTCTTTTCCCATGTGGATTTCAGTGGCGATGGTAAAAGCAGTGGCAAAGATTTCCACCAG ACACAATTTCTGATCCAGGAGTGTGTGTCTCTTATTACGAAACCAAATTTTATTTCAACGCTTTGCTACGCCATTGACAATCCCCTGCACTATCAAAAG aGTTTGAAACCATCACCTCATTTATTTACTCAGCTGAGTAAAGTTCTCAAGCTAAGCAAGGTTCAAGAG GTGATTTTTGGCCTTGCTCTGCTGAACTCCAGCAACGCAGACCTTCGAGGGTTTG CTGCTCAATTTGTGAAGCAGAAGCTCCCTGACCTTCTCCGCTCGTACGTGGACGCGGACCTCGGAGGGAATCAGGAAGGTGGCTTCCAAGACATTGCCATAGAGGTTCTGCATCTGCTCCTCTCCCATCTTCTGTTCGGTCAGAAGGGCTCGAGCGGAGTCGGACAAGAGCAGATTGACGCGTTCCTCAAAACACTGTGCAGAG ATTTCCCGCAGGAGCGCTGTCCTGTGGTGCTCGCACCACTGCTGTACCCTGACAAACGGGACATTCTCATGGACAGGATCCTGCCAGACTCTGCAGATTTAAATAAGACCATGATGGAGAGTTCCCTTGCTGACTTCATGCAAGAAGTTGGCTATGGCTTTTGTGCGAG TGTCGAAGAGTGCAGGAACATAATCCTGCAGTATGGGGTGCGAGAGGTGACGGCCAGTCAGGTGGCCAGAGTGCTGGGGATGATGGCCCGCACTCACTCCGGGCTGTCCGACGGCATTGGCCTACAG TCCATTTCCAATCCAGTGGGTGGAGGGATCTGGAGTGATGGGAAGGACAAGAGTGATGGCTCTCAGGCCCACACCTGGAATGTTGAAGTTCTGATTGATGTGGTCAAAGAAGTG AACCCCAATCTGAATTTTAAAGAGGTGACCTATGAGCTTGATCACCCAGGCTTTCTGATCCGGGACAGTAAGGGTCTTCAGATAGTGGTCTATGGGGTCCAGAGGGGTCTGGGAATGGAGGTGTTCCCAGTGGATCTCATCTACAGACCATGGAAGCATGCAGAAGGACAg TTATCGTTCATTCAGCACTCCCTGATGAGTCCTGAAGTGTTCTGCTTTGCTGACTACCCCTGTCATACGGTTGCCATTGACATCCTGAAGGCCCCACCCGAGGATGACAACAGAGAGATAGCCACATG GAAGAGCTTGGACCTAGTGGAGAGCCTCTTGCGCCTCTCTGAAGTTGGGCATTATGAACAGGTGAAGCAGCTCTTTAGCTTCCCCATCAAGCACTGCCCAGACATGCTGGTGCTGGCGCTGCTGCAGATCAGCACCTCCTGGCACACCCTGCGTCATGAGCTCATCTCCACCCTCATGCCCATCTTCCTGGGCAACCACCCCAACTCTGCCATCATCTTGCACTATGCCTGGCATGGACAG GGCCAGTCCCCCTCCATCCGCCAGCTGATCATGCACTCTATGGCCGAGTGGTACATGAGAGGAGAGCAATACGACCAGGCCAAGCTATCTCGCATCCTGGATGTGGCTCAAGACTTGAAG TCTCTATCGATGCTGCTGAATGGTACTCCATTTGCCTTTGTTATTGACCTTGCTGCACTTGCCTCTCGCCGTGAATACCTCAAACTTGACAAATGGCTCACTGACAAAATACGAGAGCACGGG GAGCCGTTCATCCAGGCGTGCGTCACGTTCCTGAAGAGACGATGTCCCTCCATCATGGGTGGTTTGGCCCCAGAGAAAGACCAGCCGAAGAGTGCTCAACTTCCTCCTGAAACACTGGCTACAATGCTTGCATGTCTGCAGTCTTGTGCTGG GAGTGTGTCTCAAGAGCTGTCAGAGACAATCTTGACCATGGTGGCCAACTGTAGCAATGTGATGAACAAGGCCCGACAGCCGCCACCAGGAGTCCTGCCAAAGGGACGAGCTCCCAGCACCAGCAGCTTAGATGCTATCTCACCTGTTCAA ATGGACCCTCTCTCTGCGATGGGCTCTTTGAGTCTAGGTGTCTCATCCACCTCTCATACCCCGAGCATGCAAGGATTCCCCAGCCTGCAGGGCTCTGCCTTTAGTAATCCCCAGTCCCCAGCCAAAGCCTTCTCAAATCTACCAAACCCAAACCCCAGCACAGCTTTCCCAGGAATCAACCCCCTCTCTTCGCAGCTCCAAG GTCCTCTGAGCACGAGCTTGACTGGGCTTGGCTCAGGTTTGGGAATGCCCGCCGTCAGCAGCGATCCCTTCGGCACCAGGAAGATGAGCACACCGGGGCTAAACCCGCCCACATTTCAGCAGA CTGACCTTTCTCAGGTGTGGCCCGAGGCAAACCAGCACTTTAGTAAGGAGATTGACGATGAAGCAAACAGCTATTTCCAGCGCATCTACAACCATCCGCCACACCCCACAATGTCTGTGGATGAG GTGCTGGAAATGCTGCAAAGATTTAAGGACTCGAACATCAAGCGGGAACGGGAAGTTTTTAACTGCATGCTGAGGAATCTGTTTGAGGAGTACCGATTCTTCCCTCAGTATCCAGACAAAGAGCTGCACATCACTGCATGCCTCTTTGGGGGAATCATTGAGAAGGGCCTAGTGACGTACATGGCGCTGGGCTTGGCCTTACGATATGTGCTGGAAGCTTTACGTAAACCTTATGGATCAAAGATGTATTACTTTGGGATCGCTGCACTAGATAGATTTAAAAATAG ACTGAAGGACTATCCCCAGTACTGTCAGCACTTGGCGTCAATAGCCCATTTCCTGCAGTTCCCACACCATTTACAAGAG TATATAGAGTATGGCCAGCAGTCCAGAGACCCTCCTGTGAAGATGCAAGGCTCAATTACCACCCCAGGTAGCCTGGCTCTAGCCCAGGCTCAAGCTCAGTCTCAGACCCCTAAAGCCCCCCAACCTGGCCAAGCCAGCACCTTAGTGACCACAGCCACCACGACCACCACCGTTGCCAAAACCACCACCATCACGAGACCTACAGCTGTTGGACCGAAGAAGGACGTGCCA CCTTCAATCAACACCACAAACATTGACACCTTGTTGGTGGCCACAGACCAGACTGAAAGGATCGTTGAACCCCCAGAGAATGTTCAGGAGAAGATTGCATTCATCTTCAACAACTTGTCCCAATCAAACATGTCCCAAAAG GTGGAGGAGCTGAAAGAGACTGTGAAAGAAGAATTCATGCCCTGGGTCTCTCAGTACCTGGTCATGAAGCGTGTCAGCATTGAGCCCAACTTCCACAGCCTGTATTCTAACTTCCTGGACACACTGAAAAATCCAGAGTTTGTTAAAATGGTTCTCAATGAGACTTACAGAAACATCAAg gtCCTTCTTACCTCTGATAAGGCAGCTGCTAACTTCTCAGATCGATCCCTGCTGAAGAATCTGGGTCACTGGCTTGGAATGATCACCCTAGCTAAAAACAAACCCATCCTTTACACA GATCTGGAGCTAAAGTCTCTCTTGCTGGAGGCTTATGTGAAAGGCCAGCAGGAGTTACTGTATGTTGTCCCCTTTGTGGCCAAAGTCTTGGAATCAAGTCTGCGGAGTGTG ATCTTCAGACCGCAGAACCCTTGGACCATGGGCATCATGAATGTATTGGCTGAGCTCCATCAAGAGCATGACTTAAAG CTTAACCTCAAGTTTGAGATCGAGGTGCTCTGCAAGAATCTGTCTCTGGACATCAGTGAGCTGAAGCCAGGAAACCTGCTGAGAGACAAAGAGAAGCTGAAGAATTTAGAGGAGCAGCTCTCTGCACCAAAGAAAGAGACCAAGCCTCCTGAAGAGATGCTGCCTATAGTTACTACAG CTGCTCCCTCGACTCCGGCCACCACCACAACCTGTACTGCCACGGGGCCACCCACACCACAGTTCAGCTACCATGACATCAATGTGTATGCCCTGGCTGGCCTTGCCCCGCACATCAACATCAATGTTAAC ATCCCACTGCTGCAGGCCCACCCTCAGCTGAAGCAGTGCGTGAGACCAGCAATCGAGCGTGCCGTACAGGAGCTTGTGCACCCAGTGGTGGACCGATCAATCAAGATCGCCATGACCACCTGCGAGCAGATAGTCCGGAAAGACTTTGCGCTAGACTCTGAGGAGTCTCACATGCGCGTAGCTGCCCACCACATGATGCGCAACCTGACAGCCGGCATGGCCATGATCACCTGTAGAGAGCCGCTGCTCATGAGCATTGCCACCAACCTGAAGAACAGCTTTGCAGCAGCTCTTAGG GCTCCCACACCCCAGCAGAGAGAGATGATGGAAGAGGCGGCTGCTCGCATCGCACAGGACAACTGTGAGCTTGCGTGTTGCTTTATCCAAAAGACGGCAGTGGAGAAAGCTGGACCTGAGATGGACAAGAGACTGGCAACT GAATTTGAGCTGAGGAAGCACGCTCGCCAAGAAGGCCGCCGCTATTGTGATCCCATGGTACTCACCTATCAGGCAGAGCGTATGCCAGAGCAAATCAGACTGAAG GTCGGTGGAGTGGATCCTAAACAGCTGGCTGTTTATGAGGAGTTTGCCCGAAATGTTCCTGGCTTCCTACCCAGTAACGACCTGTCTCAGCCCACTGGTTTCCTTGCCCAACCAATGAAG CAACAGGCATGGCCCACTGATGATGTGGCTCACATCTATGATAAGTGCATTTCGGACCTGGAGCAGCATCTGCACGCTATTCCACCTGCGCTGGCCATGAATCCACAGACCCAGGCTATACGCAGCCTCCTGGAGGCAGTTGTCATGGCTAGGAACTCCCGTGATGGCATTGCTGCCCTGGGCCTTTTGCAAAAG GCTGTGGAGGGTCTGCTAGATGCCACCAGTGGCGCTGATACTGATCTGTTGCTAAGCTACAGGGAGTGCCACCTGTTGGTGCTGAAAGCTCTACAGGACGGTCGTGCCTACGGCCCACAGTGGTGCAACAAACAAATCACCAG ATGCCTGATTGAGTGCAGAGATGAATACAAGTACAACGTTGAGGCCGTAGAGCTCCTCATCAGAAACCACCTGGTCAACATGCAGCAGTATGACATGCACCTGGCTCAG TCCATGGAGAATGGTCTGAACTACATGGCCGTGGCATTCGCCATGCAGCTAGTGAAGCTCCTGCTGGTTGACGAACGCAGCGTGAGCCACATCACAGAGGCAGATCTCTTCCACACCATCGAGACGTTGATGAGGACCAGTGCTCACTCCAGAGCTAACGCTCCTGAAGG TTTGCCCCAGCTGATGGATGTTGTCCGCTCCAACTACGAGGCCATGATCGATCGTCACCATGGTGGGCCAAACTTCATGATGCACTCTGGGATTTCTCAAGCCTCTGAGTATGATGACCCGCCAGGTCTTAGAGAGAAGGCAGAGTACCTGCTGAGAGAATGGGTCAACCTGTACCACTCAGCAGCTGCAGGAAGGGACAGCACTAAGGCCTTCTCTGCATTTGTTGGACAG ATGCACCAGCAGGGCATCCTGAAGACCGACGACCTCATCACTCGCTTCTTCCGGCTGTGCACAGAGATGTGCGTGGAGATCAGTTACCGCGCTCAAGCCGAACAGCAGCACCCCACCACCAGCCCTGCCATCATCAGGGCAAAGTGCTACCATAACCTGGATGCTTTTGTTCGGCTCATTGCCCTTCTGGTCAAACACTCCGGAGAAGCGACCAACACGGTCACCAAAATCAACCTCCTCAACAAG GTTCTGGGCATTGTGGTGGGTGTGTTGATCCAGGATCACGATGTGAGGCAGACTGAGTTCCAGCAGCTTCCATACCACCGAATCTTCATCATGCTTCTGCTGGAGCTTAATGCACCAGAGCATGTGCTGGAGACCATCAACTTCCAGACGCTCACTGCCTTCTG CAACACCTTCCACATCCTGAGGCCTACTAAAGCACCTGGTTTTGTGTATGCTTGGCTGGAGCTCATCTCTCACCGCATCTTCATTGCCAGGATGCTTGCacacaccccacaacaaaag GGTTGGCCAATGTATGCCCAGCTGCTGATTGACTTGTTCAAGTATCTTGCACCCTTCCTAAGGAATGTTGAACTCAACAAACCTATGCAAATTCTCTACAAG GGAACACTTCGTGTGCTGCTTGTCCTGCTACATGACTTCCCAGAATTCCTGTGCGACTACCATTATGGCTTTTGCGATGTCATCCCGCCCAACTGCATCCAGCTGAGGAACCTGATCCTGAGTGCCTTCCCCCGCAACATGAGGCTTCCAGACCCCTTTACCCCTAATCTGAAG GTGGATATGCTGAGTGAAATCAACATCGCTCCCCGCATCCTCACTAACTTCACTGGTGTGATGCCATCCCAGTTTAAGAAGGATCTTGACTCCTACCTCAAGACCCGCTCTCCTGTCACCTTCCTCTCTGAGCTGCGCAGCAACCTGCAG